CCCTGGCTGCCAGATGTTGGCTTCAATTTGTTCCCGCAGTTGATCAACCAGCTGCTGATATTTCGCCACCTGAATCTCCGTCGCTACCTATTCATAAAAGGCTTACTTCGCGGTAACTTCCAGTTCCGCTGCCGGGGTCACAAACTCCGGTAGTTCGCCAATGCGTTCTGGTGGTACCGGCTTGCCCAGCAGATATCCCTGTAGCGTATTACAACCCAGCCCGGTCAGAAACGCCTGTTGCCCCTCGGTTTCTACCCCTTCGGCCACCACTTTCAAATCCAGCGACTGTGCCAGCGCCACGATTGCCGAGACGATGGTAGCATCTTCTGATTTTGCCTGTAGCTCATTAACGAAGGCGCGGTCGATTTTCAGCTCACTGGCCGGTAACCGCTTGAGATATAACAGGCTGGAATAGCCGGTGCCGAAATCATCAATCGAGGCTTTCACCCCCATATTGGTCAGCTCGGTCAGGATACGGACGCTCTCCTCCGGGTCACGCATCGCGGTGGTTTCGGTGACCTCCAGCGTCAGTAGCTCAGCCGGAATCTGATGCTGCGACAAGGCCTGCGTGACGGTTTCCACCAGATTGCTCTGCTCAAACTGCAACGCCGACAGGTTGACCGCCACTGACCAGTGCGGATGTCCCTGCAAATGCCAGCTGTGCAGCTGACGGCAGGCTTCATTGATCACCCAGTTACCGATATTGATGATCATCCCGGTCTTCTCCGCCATCGGCAGGAATTTGTCCGGTGTCAGCAAGCCGCGCGTCGGGTGCTGCCAGCGCAACAACGCCTCAAAACCAATAATTGGCCCGCTCGGTGCGCAATATTTGGGTTGATAGAACAACCGCAGCTCGTTGTTATCCATCGCCTGCCACAGGTCGTTGTTCAACTGGAGCTGACTCTGCGCCAGGGTATTCATTGAAGGCTGGAAGAAGTTGTAGCCGTTGCGCCCGTTGTTTTTGGTGTGATACATCGCGGCGTCGGCGTTAAACATCAGTTCGCGTTCATCGACACCATCGCCGGGATACACGGCGATGCCGATGCTCAGCGACACCATTAACTCATAACGTGAGATGCTAAACGGCTTTTCAATCGCCTTCACCAGCGCATCTGCCGCGGCGGCGGCATCGTTCGGATCGTCGATTTCAATCAGCAACACGAACTCATCGCCGCCCATGCGCGCCAGCGTGTAGTGGCCTTTCATCTGCCCGGTCATGCGTTCGGTGACTGCGATCAGCAGATTGTCACCGACATGGTGGCCAAAGGCATCGTTAACCGCTTTGAAGCCATCAAGATCCATAAACATCAGCGCAAAATGCGAGTGTTCGCGGTCCGCTTTATTGATGGCCTGGTCGAGACGATCTTCCAGCAAAATACGGTTCGGCAGGCGTGTCAGGTTGTCATGCAACGCCAGCTGCGCCAGTTCACGGTTGGCCTCGGCCAGCGAACGCGCGAGGATTGATGTACGTGCCTGCATCCGTGCATCCAGCATCGATACCAGCAGGGTAATGCCCAGAATCGATAGCGTTACCACCGTCACCAGCATCGCCAGCCAGTTACTGTTAACACCCATATGTGTCGCGTGGCTTTGCATCGGAAAATCCGCCGCTGCCATGCCGGTATAGTGCATACCGGCGATGGCGCAGCCCATCACCACCGAGGCCCCCAGGCGCAGCAGGGTGACGCGACCATTTCCTTCACGCAGGTTGAACGCCAGCCACAGCGCTGCCCCGGAGGCGACCAGCGCGATCACCACAGACGCAGCGACCCAGTACCAGTTCCAGACAATGCCAGGTGCAAACATCAACGCGGCCATACCGGTGTAATGCATCGCCACCACGCCCGTGCCGAGCACCACCGCGCCGCCGCACAGGCGCGGCCAGGGCAGATCGCCAGAGCAAACCAGCCACAGGGCAAAGATCGATGCCAGTACGGCAATCACCATCGATATGGCCGTCAGCAAAGGGTTGTAGCTCATCACCATATCAAGACTCATCGACAGCATGCCGATGAAGTGCATCGCCCAGATGCCAATGCCCATCGCAAAGCCGCCGCCAAGCAGCCACACCAGGGCCGTCTTGCCAGTGGAGGTGGCCACCCGTCCCGCCATATCCAGCGCGGTAAAGGAGGCCAGCATCGCCACCAGAATGG
This genomic stretch from Pantoea cypripedii harbors:
- a CDS encoding putative bifunctional diguanylate cyclase/phosphodiesterase, which gives rise to MLVTSYDWYTVIVSILVAMLASFTALDMAGRVATSTGKTALVWLLGGGFAMGIGIWAMHFIGMLSMSLDMVMSYNPLLTAISMVIAVLASIFALWLVCSGDLPWPRLCGGAVVLGTGVVAMHYTGMAALMFAPGIVWNWYWVAASVVIALVASGAALWLAFNLREGNGRVTLLRLGASVVMGCAIAGMHYTGMAAADFPMQSHATHMGVNSNWLAMLVTVVTLSILGITLLVSMLDARMQARTSILARSLAEANRELAQLALHDNLTRLPNRILLEDRLDQAINKADREHSHFALMFMDLDGFKAVNDAFGHHVGDNLLIAVTERMTGQMKGHYTLARMGGDEFVLLIEIDDPNDAAAAADALVKAIEKPFSISRYELMVSLSIGIAVYPGDGVDERELMFNADAAMYHTKNNGRNGYNFFQPSMNTLAQSQLQLNNDLWQAMDNNELRLFYQPKYCAPSGPIIGFEALLRWQHPTRGLLTPDKFLPMAEKTGMIINIGNWVINEACRQLHSWHLQGHPHWSVAVNLSALQFEQSNLVETVTQALSQHQIPAELLTLEVTETTAMRDPEESVRILTELTNMGVKASIDDFGTGYSSLLYLKRLPASELKIDRAFVNELQAKSEDATIVSAIVALAQSLDLKVVAEGVETEGQQAFLTGLGCNTLQGYLLGKPVPPERIGELPEFVTPAAELEVTAK